The stretch of DNA TTCGTCGCGCGAGTCACCTCTGCCGAATTAGGCTCTGAAGATCCATTTGAGGGGGATTTGAGTGAGATTTTAGTCTGATCTGCGAAAGCTATTATATTTCTGTCAAACGTCGACTGAGACGGATGACATCTGACACATCAGACACGACTCGACGGCGAGTGCTCATCGGCATCGGAACCGGCGGAATCGCGGGGCTCGCGGGCTGCGGCGGGACGGGTAGCAGCGGCACCGCGACAGACACTGCTACCGATATGCCGACGGCGACGCCGACTCCGACGGCCACCGAGACTGAGACGCCGACGGAGACCCCCGCGGGGACCGCGATGGTCCGCGTCGGGCATCTGTCACCGAACGCGCCGAACGTGGACGTGTACATCGACGGCGACGCGGTGCTCGAAGACGTCGCCTTCGGAGCCGTCAGTCCGTACCTGGAGGTTCCGGCCGGGGAACGGGAAGTCGAGATCACGGCGGCCGGCGACGCGTCGGCGTCCGTCTTCTCGGGGCCGGTCCCGGTGGAGGCCGAGACGGCGTACACCGTCGCCGCGATCGGGGAGATCGGCGATGATGCCGACCAGTCGTTCGAACCGCTCGTGCTCGAAGACGACAACTCCGCCCCCGGCTCAGAGATGGCGCGAGTCCGGGTCGTCCACGCCTCGCCCGACGCGCCGGCGGTCGATGTGACGGTCGAATCCAGCGGCGACGCGCTCTACGACGGGGTCGCCTACGGCGAGTCCGGCTACGTCGAGGTCCCCGCCGGCGAGTACACCCTCCAGATCCGCGGCGACACCGAGGGCAACGACGGCGACGTCGTCGCCAGCTTCGACGTGAGCCTCGGCAGCGGCGGGGTCTACACCGCGTTCGCGGCGGGCTACCTCTCGCCGGACGACGAACCCGCCGACACGCCGTTCGACCTCGTCGTGGCCCAGGACGTCGAAGGGGAGATGATGGGCGGCGGAACGGACGAGGACCCGGCGAGCGTTCGCGTCGCACACATGTCGCCGAACGCGCCGAACGTGGACGTGTACGTCGACGGCGACGCCGTCCTCGAGGACGTCCCCTTCGGCGCGACGAGCGCGTATCTGGACGTCCCCGCCGGGGATCGAACGGTCGAAATCACGGCCGCCGGCGACGCGGACACGGTGGTCTTCTCCGGCGACGTCGGCGTCGAGGCCGGCCAGGCCTACACCGTCGCCGCGATCGGAGAGATCGGCGAGGAGGCCGACCAGTCGTTCGAACCGCTCGTCCTGTCCGACGACAACAGCGACCCGGGCGAAGACACCGCTCGCCTCCGCCTCGTCCACGCCTCGCCCGACGCGCCGGCGGTCGACGTGACGGCCGAATCGAGCGGCGACGTCCTCTACGACGGCGTTGCCTACGGGGGCTCCGGCTACGTGGAGGTACCGGCGAACGACTACACCGTGCAGGTCCGCGGCGACACCGAGAGCAACGACGGCGACGTCGTCGCCGACTTCGACGTGAGCCTGGCCGGCGGCGAGGTCTACACCGCGTTCGCGGCGGGCTACCTCTCGCCGGACGACGAACCCGCTGACACGCCCTTCGATCTGATCGTCGCTCAGGACACCGAGTAGGCGACCGGTCGGATCCCGCGACCCTCCAGAGGCACCCTCTCTCGGTCCGGCTGGCATACCGATTCCGGGCAGGAAACGCACGGTCGGACCGACGCCGAGAAGACACCCGTACGATTTACTATTTGTACAGATGTAGTGTACTGGATATCCCTCAAATGATCTCGGTAACTCACCCGTCTTCAATTTTGGCACCGAGTAAATCCTACTTCAGTCCCGGATATATGGGGGTTCTCTCGATTATATCCCGCACAAATCTGTTCTAATCGAAATCTGACACCATCTCACTCGAAAGATTTAATTGAATTTCTATTCAACTATTTTCCGATCGACTCTACCTATGACGCACGACCTGGATGGCCCCGACGCTACGCCGACTCGCATCGCGTTCGTCTGTGTGCAGAACGCCGGCCGCTCGCAGATGGCGTACGCGTTCGCTCGCCGCGAACGCGAGCGGCGCGGGCTCGACGATCGAATCGACCTATTCACTGGCGGCACGCAGCCGGCAGATCACGTCCACGAGGAAGTCGTCGCCGCGATGGACGCCGTCGGCCTCGACCTCTCCGGGCGGACGCCACGCGAGATCACCTTCGAGGAGATTCAGGGGTGCGACCTCGTCGTCACGATGGGCTGTTCGGCCGAGGACGTCTGTCCCGCGGGATGGGCCGGCGAGAACCGGGATTGGGGGCTCGAGGACCCCGACGGCCGACCGCCCGCGGAGGTCGCGGCGATCCGCGACGAGATCGAACGGCGTGTGCACGACCTCTTCGAGGAGGTCGAGTGAAGCGGTTTGAAAACAGGCTGTTCGGGGGTTCCGTTCGGCAGAATCGCCCGCTCACCACCCGATCTCGTCCAGCCCCTCCAGCAGGCGGTCGACGTCCCCGGCGGTGTTGTAGACGTGCAGCGAGGCGCGGACTGCGTCCTCGGGGTCCGGGAGCGAGCGGACGACGACCCCATAGTCCGCTCGAAGCCGATCCACCGTCTCCTCGGGGTCGTCGACGCGGACGGTCACGAGTCCCGATTCCGGATCGCGCGGACTGACTAGTTTCCCCTCGGGCGCGCCGTCGACGAACCGGTTCGCGAGTCCGTCGATGTGGGACTCGATCGTGTCGATGCCGACGGATTCCACCATTTCGATTGACTCCGAGAGCGCCGCGTACGGAGCGGGGTTCGTCGTCCCGATCTCGAATCGCGGCGCGCCGGCCTTCAGTTCGTACTCCTCGTCCCCGGCTTCCTCGACGCTCCGGTAGCCGATCTGTCCGGGGTGCAGTTCGTCGACGACGTCGTCGTTCACGTAGAGGAATCCACCGCCCCAGAGACCGAGCATCCACTTGTGACTCGCCATCGCGACGCCGTCTGCGCCCCACTCGTGCAGGTCGAGATCGCACTGTCCCGGTACCTGAACCGCGTCGACCAGGACGCGCGCGCCGGCGTCGTGCGCGTCGGCGACCAGTTCCGCCACCGGAAGGTGTGTCCCGTAGTTCCACGTCAGCGCGCTCAGGCAGACGAGTTTCGCGTCCGCGACGGCGTCGCGGTAGGCGTCGCGGTCGATCCGACCACCCTCCGTGGGCGCGACGCGAACCTCACACCCCCGACGTTCGAGTCGCTCCCAGGGGAGGACCCCGGCCGGGTGTTCGAGGTCCGTGCGGACCACGACGTCGCCCGGTTCCCACTCCATCGCGCAGGCGATGCGGTTGATCCCGTCCGTCGTGCTCTGCGTCAGCGCGATCTCGTCGGTCTCGGCTCCGACGAACGCCGCGACGTCCGCTCTGACGTCGTCGTAGAGGTCGAAGGCGTATGGGTACGGTCCGGGATCCGCGGCCGAGTCCCACTCGTGGGCCTCGATGGTCTCCTGGGCGCGCTCGACGATCGGACGGGGACTCGGCCCGCTCGCGCCGGTGTTCAGATAGCGCGTCTCCTCGAACACGGGGACGGCGTCACGGATGTCGCCTGGCGTCTTCATCATCTCACCTTTTCGCCGTCGATACTTAGAGACTGTCGACGCGCTGGCGTCCCGATCGATGCATCGCCTCTCCAAGTGTGTACCTTGCTAACGTGTTTACGGGACGCTTATATTCCGGGAGCACGGCGATATGAAACGTGTTTATCGGCCACGCGATGCTCGCGTTCGCCCTGGCGGTGCTGTTCGCGGACTGGCGAGGCTGGCCGGTCCGCCGCGCGCTGGCGTTCGGTGCCGTCGCCGGCGCGTTCGCCGCCCTCCCGGATATCGACGTCGTGTACGCCGTCGCGGCCGTCGACGGCGGGCGGTTCCTCGGCGGCGGGTCGGTCAACCCCGAGGCGTTCTGGGAGGCCGCCAACGCCGTTCACCGGTCGATGACGCACTCGCTCGTCGTCGCGGCGGTCGCGGCTCCCGCGTTCGGTCTCTGGAGTTCGCTGGGCGGCCGTCCCACCCAGCGTTCCAGCGTCGCGGCGGCCGGGGGGCTCTTCGGCCTCGTCGGTCTCGTCGCCGTCGCGATCGCCGTCAGTGGAACCCTCGGCGGCGTCGTGATGGGGGCGTTCGTCCTCGGTGGGGCCGGACTCGCGACCCTGGCGGCCCGCCGGACCGACCTCGCGCCGCAGACCGTCGCGGCCGCCGCGACGGTCGGACTCTTCACCCACCCGTGGGGTGACCTCGTGACCGGTGCGCCGCCG from Halobellus litoreus encodes:
- a CDS encoding DUF4397 domain-containing protein, whose translation is MTSDTSDTTRRRVLIGIGTGGIAGLAGCGGTGSSGTATDTATDMPTATPTPTATETETPTETPAGTAMVRVGHLSPNAPNVDVYIDGDAVLEDVAFGAVSPYLEVPAGEREVEITAAGDASASVFSGPVPVEAETAYTVAAIGEIGDDADQSFEPLVLEDDNSAPGSEMARVRVVHASPDAPAVDVTVESSGDALYDGVAYGESGYVEVPAGEYTLQIRGDTEGNDGDVVASFDVSLGSGGVYTAFAAGYLSPDDEPADTPFDLVVAQDVEGEMMGGGTDEDPASVRVAHMSPNAPNVDVYVDGDAVLEDVPFGATSAYLDVPAGDRTVEITAAGDADTVVFSGDVGVEAGQAYTVAAIGEIGEEADQSFEPLVLSDDNSDPGEDTARLRLVHASPDAPAVDVTAESSGDVLYDGVAYGGSGYVEVPANDYTVQVRGDTESNDGDVVADFDVSLAGGEVYTAFAAGYLSPDDEPADTPFDLIVAQDTE
- a CDS encoding metal-dependent hydrolase translates to MFIGHAMLAFALAVLFADWRGWPVRRALAFGAVAGAFAALPDIDVVYAVAAVDGGRFLGGGSVNPEAFWEAANAVHRSMTHSLVVAAVAAPAFGLWSSLGGRPTQRSSVAAAGGLFGLVGLVAVAIAVSGTLGGVVMGAFVLGGAGLATLAARRTDLAPQTVAAAATVGLFTHPWGDLVTGAPPQLLYPFDLGLFDSRVLLHSDPTIHLLGAFALELAVIWLAALAVVRVTDRSIRLFSDRSAALGAAYGAAAIVLVPPTLDVSYHFVFSILAVGSVCGVLSWYRSVSPVRTVVRRDVAAAERLRPNFGVVAIALAGTTVALVGYAVVYVALA
- a CDS encoding low molecular weight phosphatase family protein; protein product: MTHDLDGPDATPTRIAFVCVQNAGRSQMAYAFARRERERRGLDDRIDLFTGGTQPADHVHEEVVAAMDAVGLDLSGRTPREITFEEIQGCDLVVTMGCSAEDVCPAGWAGENRDWGLEDPDGRPPAEVAAIRDEIERRVHDLFEEVE
- a CDS encoding aminotransferase class V-fold PLP-dependent enzyme codes for the protein MKTPGDIRDAVPVFEETRYLNTGASGPSPRPIVERAQETIEAHEWDSAADPGPYPYAFDLYDDVRADVAAFVGAETDEIALTQSTTDGINRIACAMEWEPGDVVVRTDLEHPAGVLPWERLERRGCEVRVAPTEGGRIDRDAYRDAVADAKLVCLSALTWNYGTHLPVAELVADAHDAGARVLVDAVQVPGQCDLDLHEWGADGVAMASHKWMLGLWGGGFLYVNDDVVDELHPGQIGYRSVEEAGDEEYELKAGAPRFEIGTTNPAPYAALSESIEMVESVGIDTIESHIDGLANRFVDGAPEGKLVSPRDPESGLVTVRVDDPEETVDRLRADYGVVVRSLPDPEDAVRASLHVYNTAGDVDRLLEGLDEIGW